Proteins co-encoded in one Acinetobacter lwoffii genomic window:
- a CDS encoding mechanosensitive ion channel, giving the protein MNDYMRSPRGGFDAMYYWDQFHPILSAIAILVIGWIIALLVSAGVKKLLQKLGTNTHLNTATGHHSNVESIIARVVFWIILIIAVIGALNVLNLTSVSGPFSNMIQQFLLFIPQLLGAIAVGFIGWIVANLVKIGLQKLLDRTQLDEKLSAEVGVSPISKNISEIAYWLILLLFLPIVLSILGLNGLLLPVQNMLTDVVSYLPNIFIAAVIIFVGYILAKIVRGIVEGLLNSLNVQQHAEKVGIFKSSNVSQVVGSFIFAVVIITALIIAFEALGIEAISQPATAMLYEIMNAIPNIIAAALILILAYVVSKLVARLVVEVVAGTGVDEIPAKLDIQRFLGTTKLSSVVGSLIVLFTMLFAVSEAANRLGFEQISGLIAMFIYFGANILLGAVILVIGFWLANIVANIVQRGEYNSSRWLANLVRVLIMGLVVAMGLRAMGIADSIVNLAFGLTLGAVAVAFALAFGLGGRQPAERVLTDLIDKAKREAKDPNPVKEQAENSIFSGLGGKTTGTSAADMSGTTGAAMGMSSTDSSMSQSFSGSQTATGTSDSSISTPGAGIMPNQDSDKSTPMSTDLSHTTPAILTTAPQDDESLGIDPVNPDADQAVPDSVKVDPTHPPANNPFGSTGEKEPDVDIDRSTQKKDDLK; this is encoded by the coding sequence ATGAATGATTATATGAGAAGCCCGCGTGGTGGCTTCGATGCCATGTACTATTGGGATCAGTTCCATCCCATTCTTAGTGCAATTGCCATATTAGTAATTGGCTGGATCATTGCGTTACTGGTCTCGGCAGGCGTTAAAAAGCTCTTGCAAAAACTGGGCACCAATACACATTTAAATACGGCGACAGGTCATCACTCCAATGTGGAGAGCATTATCGCCCGCGTCGTGTTCTGGATTATTCTGATTATTGCCGTGATTGGTGCGCTGAACGTGCTCAATCTTACCAGTGTCAGCGGTCCATTCAGTAATATGATCCAGCAGTTCCTGTTATTTATCCCGCAGTTACTAGGTGCAATTGCAGTCGGATTCATAGGTTGGATTGTGGCCAATCTGGTGAAGATAGGGCTACAAAAACTGCTAGACCGAACGCAACTCGATGAAAAACTCAGTGCTGAAGTCGGTGTCAGTCCGATTAGTAAAAACATCAGTGAAATTGCTTACTGGTTAATTTTATTACTGTTCTTGCCAATCGTGCTGTCTATTCTGGGTCTCAACGGTCTGCTGTTACCAGTTCAGAATATGCTGACCGATGTTGTTAGTTACTTACCAAACATCTTCATTGCTGCAGTCATCATTTTTGTCGGTTATATCCTGGCGAAAATTGTGCGCGGTATTGTTGAAGGGCTATTAAACAGTCTGAATGTACAGCAACATGCTGAAAAAGTAGGTATCTTCAAAAGCTCAAATGTTTCTCAGGTAGTTGGTTCATTTATCTTCGCTGTGGTGATCATTACTGCACTGATCATTGCATTTGAGGCATTGGGTATCGAGGCCATTTCTCAGCCTGCGACAGCCATGCTGTACGAAATCATGAATGCCATTCCGAATATCATCGCTGCTGCGTTGATTCTAATTCTGGCGTATGTGGTGTCTAAACTGGTAGCACGTCTAGTGGTTGAAGTGGTTGCCGGTACAGGTGTTGATGAAATTCCTGCCAAACTGGATATCCAACGCTTTTTAGGTACGACTAAACTGTCTAGTGTAGTTGGTTCACTAATTGTTCTGTTTACCATGTTGTTTGCGGTGTCTGAAGCAGCGAACCGTCTGGGCTTTGAACAGATCAGTGGCCTGATTGCGATGTTCATTTACTTTGGTGCCAACATTCTGCTTGGCGCGGTGATTCTGGTAATCGGTTTCTGGCTGGCAAATATCGTTGCGAATATCGTACAACGTGGTGAATATAACAGTTCACGTTGGTTGGCAAATCTGGTTCGTGTCCTGATCATGGGTCTGGTTGTGGCAATGGGTCTGCGTGCCATGGGTATTGCCGATTCGATCGTGAACCTGGCGTTTGGCCTAACTTTGGGTGCTGTAGCAGTGGCATTTGCCTTGGCATTTGGTTTGGGTGGTCGTCAACCTGCAGAACGTGTACTCACAGATTTGATCGATAAAGCCAAACGTGAGGCCAAAGACCCCAATCCAGTCAAAGAACAAGCTGAGAACAGCATATTTTCTGGATTAGGTGGCAAGACCACAGGTACAAGTGCAGCTGATATGTCAGGCACTACAGGTGCGGCGATGGGTATGAGTTCTACCGATAGCTCAATGAGCCAGTCCTTTAGCGGTTCGCAAACGGCTACAGGTACTAGCGATTCCTCAATCTCAACTCCAGGAGCAGGCATCATGCCAAATCAGGATTCAGACAAGAGTACGCCTATGAGTACGGATTTATCCCATACTACCCCGGCAATCCTTACCACTGCACCACAGGATGATGAGTCATTAGGTATTGATCCTGTCAATCCGGATGCGGATCAGGCCGTACCAGATTCAGTAAAAGTCGATCCGACTCATCCACCAGCCAATAATCCATTTGGTTCAACCGGAGAAAAAGAGCCAGATGTCGATATTGACCGTTCAACTCAGAAAAAAGATGACCTGAAATAA
- a CDS encoding BaiN/RdsA family NAD(P)/FAD-dependent oxidoreductase: MSSKQYDVLVIGAGASGLMTAYMAAQRGRKVVVVEKANKVGKKILMSGGGKCNFTNLEVEPSNYISHNPHFVISALTRYTNWDFIGLVCEYGIAYEERKHGQLFTLNGAKDILSMLLAECDKTGLVDIKTSCEVKAVNPVDDQGFQVATSLGYFEVESVVVASGGLSIPTLGGSGIGYEIAKQFGHHVYPTRAGLVPFTFSDGFKEVTTRLSGNAVEATLSNELNSFTEALLFTHRGLSGPSSLQLSNYWNVGQSFKVDFLPSVDLLDFFKTKKRSQPKVLLRTLLNEYLPKSVVAELQSLIWTESAETAIGNISDDKLEQIAARLHGFEVKPSGTEGYRTAEVTLGGVDTTEVSSKTMESKKQKGLYFIGEVLDVTGHLGGYNFQWAWSSAHAASEYI, translated from the coding sequence ATGTCTTCCAAGCAATACGATGTTCTAGTCATAGGTGCCGGTGCCTCAGGTTTAATGACGGCGTATATGGCTGCGCAACGTGGGCGTAAAGTCGTGGTAGTGGAAAAAGCCAATAAGGTTGGCAAAAAAATCCTGATGTCTGGCGGTGGTAAATGTAATTTCACCAATCTGGAAGTCGAACCGAGCAATTACATTTCACACAATCCACATTTTGTGATTTCAGCTTTAACGCGTTATACCAACTGGGACTTTATCGGCTTGGTATGTGAATACGGCATTGCTTATGAAGAGCGCAAACATGGACAGCTGTTTACCTTAAATGGTGCAAAAGATATCTTGTCGATGCTGCTAGCGGAATGTGACAAAACCGGTCTGGTCGATATTAAAACCAGCTGCGAAGTGAAAGCAGTGAATCCAGTCGATGATCAAGGCTTTCAGGTGGCGACCTCACTGGGATATTTTGAAGTTGAATCTGTCGTCGTGGCATCCGGTGGTTTATCGATTCCTACGCTTGGCGGTTCAGGCATTGGCTATGAGATTGCAAAACAGTTTGGACATCATGTCTATCCAACCCGTGCCGGACTGGTTCCATTTACCTTCTCTGACGGATTTAAAGAAGTCACCACGCGCTTAAGCGGTAATGCCGTAGAAGCAACACTCTCGAATGAGCTTAATAGCTTTACCGAAGCGCTATTGTTTACCCATCGCGGTTTGAGTGGGCCAAGTTCCCTGCAACTTTCCAACTACTGGAATGTCGGTCAGAGCTTTAAGGTCGATTTCTTACCGAGTGTAGATTTACTGGATTTCTTTAAAACGAAAAAACGAAGTCAGCCCAAAGTCTTGCTGCGTACATTACTGAATGAATATTTACCGAAAAGTGTGGTGGCTGAATTACAAAGTCTGATCTGGACTGAAAGCGCTGAAACTGCCATTGGCAATATCAGTGATGACAAGCTGGAACAGATTGCGGCACGTCTGCATGGCTTTGAAGTGAAACCTTCGGGAACAGAAGGCTACCGTACAGCGGAAGTGACTTTGGGTGGTGTAGACACCACGGAAGTATCCTCAAAAACCATGGAAAGTAAAAAGCAGAAAGGTTTGTATTTTATTGGTGAAGTGCTGGATGTTACCGGACATTTGGGCGGCTATAATTTCCAATGGGCATGGTCATCGGCACATGCCGCATCGGAATATATTTAA
- a CDS encoding DUF4870 family protein — MASAEDLKQYNLITYILYILGFFLGLTPFIAIVMNYIKRDEMRGTWLESHVDWQIKTFWISLLGYIVGGLLTVILIGFLIVFLVFIWHIYRLVKGLIALNNNQPIQA, encoded by the coding sequence ATGGCAAGCGCGGAAGATTTAAAACAATATAATCTCATTACTTATATTCTTTATATTTTAGGATTTTTTCTTGGTCTGACCCCATTTATTGCGATTGTGATGAATTATATCAAGCGTGATGAAATGCGCGGTACCTGGCTGGAAAGTCATGTCGACTGGCAAATTAAAACCTTCTGGATCAGTTTGCTGGGCTATATCGTCGGTGGCTTATTGACTGTGATCTTGATTGGTTTCCTGATTGTATTTCTGGTCTTTATCTGGCATATCTACCGCTTGGTCAAAGGGTTAATTGCCTTAAATAATAATCAACCGATTCAAGCTTAG
- a CDS encoding 1-aminocyclopropane-1-carboxylate deaminase/D-cysteine desulfhydrase — protein MFETIAQNIPDQQINFHDITLIIRRLDLVHPQISGNKFFKLKYNFLEAKRQGYQHILSFGGAYSNHIAATAFAAQQFGFQSVGVIRGEELADRPLNPTLATAQEFGMQLHFVSRDEYRRKQQPEYLAELARQFPEHYVIPEGGTNALAIQGCQEILKDSDAQFDVICCAVGTGGTISGLIEASHAHQQILGFSALKGSFLKDEVAQLMNKTNWNILDDYCFGGYAKTSAALMQFIRDFEAEFAIPLEQIYTAKMLMGIFDLIEKNYFPAGSKLLVIHTGGLQGRHIPFGFTAT, from the coding sequence ATGTTTGAAACCATTGCCCAAAATATTCCAGATCAACAGATTAATTTTCACGATATTACTTTAATAATACGTCGTCTGGATCTGGTGCATCCACAAATCTCGGGCAACAAGTTTTTTAAACTGAAATATAATTTTCTTGAAGCCAAAAGACAGGGTTATCAGCATATTCTGAGTTTTGGAGGTGCTTATTCCAATCATATTGCTGCTACTGCATTTGCCGCACAGCAGTTTGGTTTTCAGAGTGTTGGAGTGATTCGGGGTGAAGAACTGGCTGATCGACCATTGAATCCAACATTAGCCACCGCCCAAGAATTCGGGATGCAGTTGCATTTCGTCAGTCGTGATGAATATCGGCGCAAGCAACAGCCTGAGTATTTGGCCGAACTCGCTCGACAATTTCCTGAACATTATGTGATTCCTGAAGGTGGAACCAATGCTTTGGCGATTCAAGGGTGTCAGGAAATATTAAAAGATAGCGATGCGCAATTTGATGTGATTTGTTGTGCAGTAGGCACCGGTGGCACCATCAGCGGATTGATCGAAGCCAGTCACGCGCATCAACAGATCTTAGGATTTTCCGCACTGAAAGGTTCATTTTTAAAAGATGAAGTCGCCCAACTAATGAATAAAACCAACTGGAACATTCTCGATGATTATTGCTTTGGTGGCTATGCCAAAACCAGTGCAGCCTTGATGCAGTTTATCCGGGATTTTGAAGCGGAATTTGCAATTCCACTGGAGCAGATCTACACGGCTAAAATGCTGATGGGGATTTTTGATCTAATCGAGAAAAATTATTTTCCGGCTGGATCAAAACTGTTGGTGATTCATACTGGTGGTCTGCAAGGCCGTCATATTCCCTTTGGTTTTACAGCAACCTAA
- a CDS encoding NF038215 family lipoprotein — protein MKILSCAVWVGMLLSLSGCDDALNKPKTETRTMIIGGVPVYEQDYQLLDKHLSAQDQLKP, from the coding sequence ATGAAAATATTATCCTGTGCTGTGTGGGTCGGCATGCTGCTCAGTCTGTCGGGCTGTGATGATGCGTTGAATAAACCTAAAACAGAAACCCGTACCATGATTATTGGTGGCGTACCTGTATATGAGCAGGATTATCAACTGCTAGACAAGCATTTGAGTGCTCAGGATCAGTTGAAACCTTAA
- a CDS encoding LysE family translocator: protein MESFWILGSIAFALMLGAMSPGPTSIYVAKNSIAISRKHGLFTALGTGLGAAIFGLLAVLGLQAFLLAVPSAYLALKICGGLYLLWLAFKIIKHAKDPIEADTTISKQISLRRAFTTGLITQLSNPKIAIVLASIFTALLPKEIPTYFYFVLPVLCFFIDAGWCSLVAVALSAEKPRRVYLKFKALFDRAAGAVMTVLGLKLIFGMK from the coding sequence GTGGAATCATTCTGGATTTTAGGTTCGATTGCTTTTGCCTTGATGTTAGGCGCAATGAGTCCCGGGCCGACTTCTATTTATGTAGCAAAAAATTCAATTGCCATTTCACGTAAACATGGTTTATTTACTGCATTGGGTACTGGTCTCGGTGCAGCGATTTTTGGTCTGCTGGCGGTACTCGGTTTGCAGGCATTTTTACTGGCAGTACCTTCAGCGTACCTGGCTTTAAAAATTTGTGGGGGGCTATATTTGCTTTGGCTGGCGTTTAAAATCATTAAACATGCCAAAGATCCGATCGAAGCGGATACAACCATTAGCAAACAGATATCTTTACGCCGTGCTTTTACTACCGGTTTAATCACACAGTTGTCTAATCCCAAAATTGCAATTGTGCTGGCCAGTATTTTTACTGCGCTGTTACCGAAAGAAATTCCAACGTATTTTTATTTTGTTTTACCTGTCTTATGTTTTTTTATTGATGCGGGCTGGTGTTCACTGGTCGCAGTTGCATTATCTGCGGAAAAACCACGTCGTGTTTATTTGAAGTTTAAGGCTTTGTTTGACCGCGCAGCAGGTGCAGTGATGACGGTACTTGGCTTAAAATTAATTTTCGGTATGAAGTAA
- a CDS encoding IS30 family transposase produces the protein MNYTHLTQEERYQIYTLLREGFSKRHIAWRLNRSPSTISREIKRNQARNGYFAKHANKVVARRRHCPNPKRIPCEMWTHVISYLDLQWSPEQIASCVAVSLHSIYRFIRQDKNKGGTLFHNLRFRNQRKRKYGSPETRGQLSNRKSIHDRPIEIEQRTRFGDLEIDTIVGKKHQQSLVSIVDRKTGYLWLKKCSSRKAEEICQTTISLLEPIKDQLKTITADNGKEFSLHEYAAQALEIDWYFADPYSAWQRGTNENTNGLIRQYIKKGSNLNAYTDEYISEITQRLNHRPRKRLGFKSPSQVLWQQHGVALQMLI, from the coding sequence ATGAACTATACTCATCTTACCCAAGAAGAAAGATATCAGATTTATACATTATTACGTGAAGGTTTTTCTAAACGTCATATCGCTTGGAGACTGAATCGTTCACCTTCAACCATTTCTAGAGAAATCAAACGTAATCAAGCGAGAAATGGCTATTTTGCTAAACATGCCAATAAAGTAGTAGCTCGAAGACGGCATTGTCCTAACCCTAAAAGAATTCCTTGTGAAATGTGGACACATGTCATCTCTTATCTTGATCTTCAATGGAGTCCTGAACAGATCGCTTCTTGTGTTGCAGTCAGTTTGCATTCAATTTATCGCTTTATACGGCAGGATAAAAATAAGGGCGGTACACTCTTTCATAACCTACGTTTCAGAAATCAAAGAAAGAGGAAATATGGCTCTCCTGAAACCCGTGGTCAGCTGAGTAATCGTAAAAGCATTCATGACAGACCTATTGAGATTGAGCAGCGGACTCGCTTTGGTGATTTGGAAATAGATACAATTGTGGGTAAGAAGCATCAGCAATCATTGGTCTCTATTGTAGATCGGAAGACAGGTTATTTATGGCTGAAAAAGTGTAGCTCACGCAAGGCAGAGGAAATTTGCCAAACAACCATCAGCCTTCTTGAACCGATCAAAGATCAGCTAAAGACGATTACTGCAGATAATGGTAAGGAGTTTAGCCTACATGAGTATGCTGCTCAAGCATTAGAAATAGACTGGTATTTCGCTGATCCCTATAGCGCTTGGCAACGAGGCACGAATGAAAATACAAATGGCTTAATCAGACAATATATTAAAAAAGGCAGTAATTTAAATGCCTATACGGATGAATATATCTCAGAAATCACTCAACGTTTGAATCATCGCCCAAGAAAAAGACTCGGCTTTAAAAGTCCGAGTCAGGTATTATGGCAACAACATGGTGTTGCACTTCAAATGCTAATCTAA
- a CDS encoding ammonium transporter, with product MQNIDLLFLLLGAVLVLAMHAGFAFLELGTVRHKNQVNALSKILTDFAISAIAYFLVGYYIAYGQHFFHDAATLSADHGYNLMRCFFLLTFAAAIPAIISGGIAERAKMRSQALATLFLVALIYPFFEGMIWNGNLGFQDWLTHAFGASFHDFAGSVVVHAMGGWIALAAIILLGARHGRYKKDGRITAHPPSSIPFLALGSWILIVGWFGFNVMSAQRLDAISGLVAINSLMAMVGGTIAAKVAGKDDPGFLHNGPLAGLVAICAGSDVVHPLGAFFIGISAGIIFVKLFTYTQNKLRVDDVLGVWPLHGVCGAFGGLAVGIFGQQWLGGMGGVSLISQLIGTVLAIVIALVGGFLVYGLLKVLIGIRLTEEEEFNGADLSIHRISANSEENTF from the coding sequence ATGCAAAATATAGACTTATTATTTCTTCTTCTCGGTGCAGTTCTAGTGCTTGCCATGCATGCTGGATTTGCTTTTTTAGAGCTTGGAACAGTTCGACATAAAAACCAGGTCAATGCCCTAAGTAAAATTCTAACCGACTTTGCCATCTCCGCCATCGCCTATTTTTTAGTGGGCTACTATATTGCCTACGGTCAGCACTTTTTCCATGATGCTGCAACCTTGTCTGCCGATCATGGCTACAATCTGATGCGCTGTTTTTTCCTGTTGACCTTTGCTGCAGCCATTCCAGCGATTATCTCTGGAGGGATTGCAGAGCGTGCCAAAATGCGTTCACAGGCTTTAGCGACATTATTTCTGGTTGCGCTGATCTATCCTTTTTTTGAAGGTATGATCTGGAATGGCAACCTTGGTTTTCAGGATTGGCTGACCCATGCATTTGGCGCCAGTTTTCATGATTTTGCCGGTTCAGTTGTTGTTCATGCAATGGGCGGCTGGATCGCACTTGCCGCAATAATCCTACTTGGTGCACGTCATGGCCGTTACAAAAAAGATGGCCGGATCACCGCGCATCCTCCTTCATCAATTCCTTTTTTGGCTTTGGGTTCTTGGATTCTGATTGTTGGCTGGTTCGGCTTCAATGTCATGAGCGCGCAACGGCTGGATGCCATTTCCGGACTGGTCGCTATTAACTCTTTGATGGCCATGGTTGGTGGAACAATAGCGGCCAAAGTTGCGGGGAAAGATGACCCCGGCTTCCTGCATAATGGTCCCTTAGCAGGTCTGGTGGCAATTTGTGCCGGATCAGACGTCGTTCATCCCTTGGGTGCTTTTTTTATCGGGATCAGCGCCGGTATTATTTTTGTGAAACTCTTTACCTATACCCAAAATAAACTCAGAGTGGATGATGTACTGGGAGTCTGGCCTTTACATGGCGTTTGTGGTGCTTTTGGTGGATTAGCTGTGGGTATTTTCGGTCAGCAATGGCTTGGAGGAATGGGAGGAGTGTCTTTAATTTCACAACTCATAGGTACAGTGCTGGCGATTGTCATTGCCTTGGTGGGTGGTTTTTTGGTGTATGGCTTGCTTAAGGTTCTGATAGGTATTCGCCTGACTGAGGAAGAAGAGTTCAACGGTGCAGACCTATCGATTCATCGTATTTCTGCTAACTCGGAAGAAAATACTTTTTAA
- a CDS encoding MBL fold metallo-hydrolase, with amino-acid sequence MKYFTSSLVVSLFALGSMAGISQTHAQTVSSTQQQKQVPGYYQHNFGDYQITALLDGTNYLSKALFKDIPAAQADQILKKHYVDQAKGIQTSVNAFLVNTAKELVLVDSGTSSCNGPHLGSVYSNLQASGHKPEQVNAILLTHLHPDHVCGISNNGVANFPNANIYVSQAELDFWMDPKTVDKLPKAKQAGFLGTVDKIKKAIAPYQAKNQLKTFKTGDKIHAFDVISSAGHTPGHFGFSLKSKGQQMVFIGDIVHSHTLQFDRPQTGVDFDVDPKKAIETRLKYFAEYAKNGQTVAAPHLPFPGIGHIYSKDNKSYQWIPVHFKD; translated from the coding sequence ATGAAATACTTCACCTCTTCTCTCGTCGTGTCACTGTTTGCTTTAGGTTCAATGGCGGGTATCTCTCAAACACATGCGCAAACCGTTTCTAGCACCCAACAACAAAAACAGGTTCCGGGGTATTATCAGCATAACTTCGGAGATTACCAGATTACTGCCCTGCTGGATGGTACCAATTATCTGTCCAAAGCCTTATTTAAAGATATTCCAGCAGCTCAAGCCGACCAAATCTTGAAAAAACACTACGTCGATCAAGCCAAAGGCATCCAGACCTCCGTGAATGCCTTTCTGGTCAATACAGCCAAGGAACTGGTTCTGGTCGATAGCGGTACTTCAAGCTGTAATGGTCCACACCTAGGTTCAGTGTATTCCAATTTACAGGCTTCAGGGCATAAACCTGAACAGGTCAATGCCATCCTGCTCACGCATTTACATCCTGATCATGTATGCGGTATCAGTAATAACGGCGTTGCCAATTTCCCTAATGCCAACATTTATGTATCTCAAGCTGAACTGGATTTCTGGATGGATCCCAAAACGGTAGACAAATTACCAAAAGCCAAGCAGGCAGGTTTTTTGGGCACAGTCGATAAAATCAAGAAAGCCATTGCCCCCTATCAGGCCAAGAATCAGCTCAAAACCTTTAAAACTGGCGATAAAATCCATGCTTTCGATGTTATCAGTTCGGCTGGACATACACCGGGGCATTTTGGTTTTAGCTTAAAATCTAAAGGTCAGCAGATGGTGTTTATTGGAGATATTGTGCACTCACATACGCTGCAGTTTGATCGCCCACAGACCGGCGTTGACTTTGATGTCGATCCGAAAAAGGCGATCGAAACCCGCTTAAAATATTTTGCTGAATATGCGAAAAATGGTCAGACGGTAGCAGCACCACATTTGCCATTTCCGGGGATTGGACATATTTATTCTAAAGACAATAAAAGCTATCAATGGATTCCGGTACATTTTAAAGATTAA
- the metG gene encoding methionine--tRNA ligase — protein MRNILVTNALPYANGPIHMGHLLGYIQADIWVRAMRAMGHDVTYVCADDAHGTAIMLRAEANGISPEAQIANVQKEHIRDFDGFGVHFDHYDSTHSDTNRARASEIYVKNRDAGNIAVRPVTQLFDPEKGMFLSDRFIKGTCPKCKAEDQYGDSCEVCGATYNATELLNPHSTLSGATPVEKSSDHYFFKLPNFGEYLQKWTRDEGRLPVSIANKLDEWFENGLNDWDISRDAPYFGFEIPDAPNKYFYVWVDAPIGYMSSFENYIKTKRPELNFDDYWKKDSENEVYHFIGKDIVYFHALFWPAMLEGANYRTPSGLFVNGFLTVNGQKMSKSRGTFIKAETYLEHLNPEYLRYYFASKLSDKVEDSDLNLDDFVQKVNSDLVGKVVNIASRCAKFINTKFDNKLSATCAEPELVQSFIDAGDSIAAQYESREFSAAIREIMALADKANQYIDEKKPWALAKQEGQEQQVHDVCSVGINLFRQLAVYLAPVLPTLAQQVQDFLQLESFDFASRETILVGHEIALFQPLMQRVDPKAVAAMVDASKDSLAAPAVEPAKAEKKKEKKVEKKAEPKVGEAEIIGIEDFMKVDLRVAEVLEAAIVEGSDKLLQLTLNVGEAEPRNVFSGIREFYQPEDLKGKLVVMVANLAPRKMRFGISNGMVLAAGNGDGVWVISPESGAKPGDKVS, from the coding sequence GTGCGTAATATCTTAGTCACTAACGCCCTTCCATACGCCAACGGCCCTATTCATATGGGTCACCTACTCGGTTATATCCAAGCTGATATTTGGGTACGTGCGATGCGTGCGATGGGTCATGATGTGACTTATGTCTGTGCGGATGATGCTCACGGAACTGCGATCATGCTGCGTGCCGAAGCGAATGGCATTTCACCTGAAGCGCAAATTGCCAATGTGCAAAAAGAACACATTCGTGACTTTGACGGTTTCGGTGTGCATTTCGATCATTATGATTCTACACATAGCGATACCAACCGTGCTCGTGCGTCTGAAATCTATGTGAAAAACCGCGATGCTGGCAATATTGCAGTTCGTCCGGTGACCCAGCTTTTTGATCCTGAAAAAGGCATGTTCCTGTCAGACCGTTTCATTAAAGGCACCTGCCCGAAATGTAAGGCGGAAGATCAATACGGCGACTCATGTGAAGTCTGCGGTGCTACCTATAATGCAACAGAATTGTTGAATCCGCATTCAACTTTAAGTGGGGCAACTCCAGTCGAAAAATCATCTGATCATTACTTCTTTAAATTGCCAAATTTTGGTGAATACCTGCAAAAATGGACTCGTGATGAAGGTCGCTTGCCGGTATCGATTGCCAACAAGCTGGACGAATGGTTTGAAAATGGCTTGAACGACTGGGACATCTCACGTGATGCGCCATACTTCGGTTTTGAAATTCCAGATGCGCCAAACAAATATTTCTATGTTTGGGTGGATGCGCCGATTGGTTATATGTCGAGCTTTGAAAACTACATCAAAACCAAACGTCCTGAATTGAATTTTGATGACTACTGGAAAAAAGATTCTGAAAATGAGGTCTATCACTTCATTGGTAAAGACATCGTGTATTTCCATGCCCTGTTCTGGCCCGCAATGCTGGAAGGTGCAAATTACCGTACGCCATCAGGCTTATTCGTAAATGGCTTCCTGACAGTCAACGGTCAGAAGATGTCTAAATCTCGTGGTACCTTTATTAAAGCGGAAACCTATTTAGAGCATTTAAACCCTGAATATCTACGTTATTACTTCGCGTCGAAACTTTCTGACAAAGTTGAAGATTCTGACTTGAACCTGGATGACTTTGTACAAAAAGTAAATTCTGACTTGGTTGGTAAAGTGGTCAACATTGCCAGCCGTTGTGCGAAGTTCATCAATACTAAATTTGACAATAAATTATCTGCAACTTGTGCAGAGCCTGAATTGGTTCAAAGCTTCATTGATGCGGGTGATTCAATCGCAGCGCAATATGAGTCACGTGAGTTCTCTGCTGCGATTCGTGAAATCATGGCGCTGGCAGACAAAGCCAACCAGTACATTGATGAGAAAAAGCCTTGGGCACTTGCGAAGCAGGAAGGTCAGGAACAACAGGTTCATGATGTATGTTCTGTGGGGATCAACCTGTTCCGTCAATTGGCAGTGTATTTAGCGCCTGTATTGCCGACACTGGCTCAACAGGTTCAAGATTTCTTGCAACTTGAAAGCTTCGATTTTGCTTCTCGCGAAACAATTCTAGTGGGTCATGAAATTGCATTGTTCCAACCCTTAATGCAACGTGTAGATCCAAAAGCGGTTGCTGCCATGGTCGATGCATCTAAAGATTCTTTAGCTGCTCCTGCTGTTGAACCAGCTAAAGCTGAAAAGAAAAAAGAGAAGAAGGTCGAGAAGAAAGCTGAACCTAAAGTCGGTGAAGCTGAAATTATTGGCATCGAAGACTTTATGAAAGTTGACCTACGTGTGGCTGAAGTTCTTGAAGCAGCTATAGTTGAAGGTTCTGACAAACTGCTTCAACTCACTTTAAACGTTGGTGAAGCTGAGCCACGTAATGTGTTCAGTGGTATTCGTGAGTTCTATCAACCTGAAGACCTAAAAGGTAAATTGGTGGTGATGGTGGCTAACCTTGCGCCACGTAAGATGCGCTTTGGTATTTCAAATGGTATGGTTTTAGCTGCGGGTAATGGCGATGGTGTTTGGGTGATTTCACCTGAATCTGGTGCTAAACCGGGTGATAAAGTGTCTTAA